Proteins encoded within one genomic window of Sphingomonas cannabina:
- a CDS encoding [protein-PII] uridylyltransferase, translated as MSRFEHVPHRRAIIDRRAIADALAALEAKDTAALRRAATDRLKQALDAGRAEIARRFAEHPSRGLEAAAAGAFLIDQILRLLWDFTVQRLYRNTNPTAAERMTLIAVGGYGRGEMAPHSDVDIGFLTPWKQTGWCEQVIESMLYSLWDMGLKVGHSSRSLDEMVREAKKDVTIRTALVEARYVWGDTDLYEEAARRFKAEVEAGTARTFIAQKLAERDERHRKMGDSRYVVEPNVKEGKGGLRDLHTLFWIGKYIHNVGSAAELVDKGLLTRAEYRQFHRAENFLWAVRCHLHLIAGRAEDRLTFDLQREIAERMRYSDRPGKPKVERFMQFYFLQAKVVGDLTGVFLAHLDEQFAARGRRFFNLPTIRRRPRKLKGFVLDRGRLALPRDTFFVEDPVRLIEMFALAEQHGLEIHPLAMRAAARDAKLVDDVRNDPRANALFLDLLTSKQSPDMVLRWMNEAGVFGRFVPDFGRVVAQMQFDMYHHYTVDEHTIRAIGLLAAIERGDSKDDHPLSTGLFPQIVARRALYVAVLLHDIAKGRGGDHSILGAEVAERLGPRFGLTPAETETVAWLVRYHLLMSATAFKRDLSDFKTILDFAEQVQSPQRLMMLLVLTIVDIRAVGPGIWNGWKRQLLHNLYESAEEVLRLGHKQRGRGERIAAKQADLAAALDWDGGRMAEFVRRLPESYWVAEPLEVLEANARLVERAGGEQLFIDARPDADQGATLVTVYAADHPGLFYRIAGAIHAAGGNIIDARIHTTRDGMALDNFLVQDPLGRPFDDAGQLGRIKTAITEALANRFKLSDRLKAKPLPRPRADAFPIEANVLIDNNASNRFTVIEVNARDRPALLHHLAHALFQSRVTIRSAHVATYGERAVDTFYVTDLIGDKITAAGRIKAIEKRLLAAAEGDGALDIAA; from the coding sequence ATGTCCCGCTTCGAGCATGTCCCGCACCGCCGCGCGATCATCGACCGTCGCGCCATCGCCGATGCGCTCGCCGCGCTGGAGGCAAAGGACACCGCCGCACTCCGCCGCGCCGCCACCGATCGCCTGAAGCAGGCGCTCGACGCCGGCCGCGCCGAGATCGCGCGGCGCTTCGCCGAACACCCCTCGCGCGGACTGGAAGCGGCGGCGGCGGGCGCTTTCCTGATCGACCAGATCCTGCGGCTGCTGTGGGACTTCACCGTCCAGCGGCTCTACCGCAACACCAATCCCACCGCCGCCGAGCGGATGACGCTGATCGCGGTCGGCGGCTACGGTCGCGGCGAGATGGCGCCGCATTCGGACGTCGACATCGGCTTCCTCACGCCGTGGAAGCAGACCGGCTGGTGCGAGCAGGTCATCGAATCGATGCTCTATTCGCTGTGGGACATGGGGCTGAAGGTCGGCCATTCCTCGCGCTCGCTCGACGAGATGGTGCGCGAGGCGAAGAAGGACGTGACGATCCGCACCGCGCTGGTCGAGGCACGCTACGTCTGGGGCGACACCGACCTCTACGAAGAGGCGGCGCGCCGCTTCAAGGCGGAGGTCGAGGCCGGCACCGCGCGCACCTTCATCGCCCAGAAGCTCGCCGAGCGCGACGAGCGCCATCGCAAGATGGGCGACAGCCGCTACGTCGTCGAGCCCAACGTCAAGGAGGGGAAGGGCGGCCTGCGCGACCTCCACACGCTCTTCTGGATCGGTAAGTACATCCACAACGTCGGGAGTGCCGCCGAACTGGTCGACAAGGGCCTGCTCACCCGCGCCGAATACCGCCAGTTCCATCGCGCCGAGAATTTCCTGTGGGCGGTGCGCTGCCACCTTCACCTGATCGCCGGCCGCGCCGAGGACCGGCTGACCTTCGACCTCCAGCGCGAGATTGCCGAGCGGATGCGCTATTCCGACCGGCCGGGGAAGCCGAAGGTCGAACGCTTCATGCAGTTCTATTTCCTGCAGGCGAAGGTGGTCGGCGACCTGACCGGCGTGTTCCTGGCGCATCTCGACGAGCAGTTCGCCGCGCGCGGCCGCCGCTTCTTCAACCTGCCGACGATCCGCCGCCGCCCGCGCAAATTGAAGGGCTTCGTCCTCGACCGCGGCCGGCTCGCGCTGCCGCGCGACACGTTCTTCGTCGAGGACCCGGTGCGCCTGATCGAGATGTTCGCGCTCGCCGAGCAGCACGGCCTCGAAATCCACCCGCTCGCCATGCGGGCGGCCGCGCGTGACGCCAAGCTGGTCGACGACGTCCGCAACGATCCGCGCGCCAATGCCCTGTTCCTCGACCTGCTGACGTCGAAGCAGAGTCCCGACATGGTGCTGCGCTGGATGAACGAGGCCGGTGTGTTCGGCCGCTTCGTGCCCGATTTCGGCCGCGTGGTCGCGCAGATGCAGTTCGACATGTACCACCACTACACCGTCGACGAGCACACCATCCGGGCGATCGGCCTGCTGGCCGCGATCGAGCGCGGCGATTCCAAGGACGACCACCCGCTCTCGACCGGCCTGTTCCCGCAGATCGTGGCGCGGCGCGCGCTCTACGTCGCGGTGCTGCTCCACGATATCGCCAAGGGGCGCGGCGGCGACCATTCGATCTTGGGGGCCGAGGTCGCCGAGCGACTCGGCCCGCGCTTCGGCCTTACGCCTGCGGAGACGGAGACGGTGGCGTGGCTGGTCCGCTATCACCTGCTCATGTCGGCGACCGCGTTCAAGCGCGACCTTTCCGACTTCAAGACCATCCTCGACTTCGCCGAGCAGGTGCAGAGCCCGCAGCGACTGATGATGCTGCTGGTGCTGACCATCGTCGACATCCGCGCGGTCGGCCCCGGCATCTGGAACGGCTGGAAGCGCCAGCTCCTCCACAATCTCTACGAGAGCGCCGAGGAGGTGCTGCGCCTCGGCCACAAGCAGCGCGGCCGCGGCGAGCGCATCGCCGCCAAGCAGGCCGATCTTGCGGCGGCGCTCGACTGGGATGGCGGACGGATGGCCGAGTTCGTCCGCCGCTTGCCCGAAAGCTATTGGGTGGCGGAGCCGCTCGAGGTGCTGGAGGCCAATGCCCGTCTCGTCGAGCGCGCCGGCGGCGAGCAGCTGTTCATCGACGCGCGTCCCGATGCCGATCAGGGCGCGACATTGGTGACGGTCTATGCCGCCGACCACCCCGGCCTGTTCTACCGCATCGCCGGCGCGATCCACGCCGCCGGCGGGAACATCATCGACGCGCGCATCCACACCACCCGCGACGGCATGGCCCTCGACAACTTCCTCGTCCAGGATCCCTTAGGCCGCCCCTTCGACGACGCTGGCCAGCTCGGCCGGATCAAGACCGCGATCACCGAGGCGCTCGCCAACCGCTTCAAGCTCAGCGACCGGCTCAAGGCCAAGCCGCTGCCGCGCCCGCGCGCCGACGCCTTCCCGATCGAGGCGAACGTGCTGATCGACAACAACGCCTCGAACCGCTTCACCGTGATCGAGGTCAACGCCCGCGACCGGCCGGCGCTGCTCCACCATCTCGCGCATGCCTTGTTCCAGTCGCGCGTGACGATCCGCTCGGCGCACGTCGCCACCTATGGCGAACGGGCGGTCGATACCTTCTATGTCACCGACCTCATCGGCGATAAGATCACCGCCGCCGGCCGCATCAAGGCGATCGAGAAGCGGCTGCTGGCGGCGGCCGAGGGCGACGGAGCGCTCGATATCGCCGCCTGA
- the grpE gene encoding nucleotide exchange factor GrpE, with protein sequence MNDETKNQSPPNGEELTAETVDLREETAEAAPEVADHDQVAKLAEELAEAKAAVLYARADAQNSLRRAEKELQDARAYAVTAFARDLLSVADNLARGLAAIPAELREDEKLKGLVTGIEATGRELDNVFARHGIAKITAMGEKLDPNRHQAMLEIPSADAEPGTIVQEMQAGYMLKDRLLRPALVGVAKAAD encoded by the coding sequence ATGAACGACGAGACCAAGAACCAGTCCCCGCCGAACGGGGAAGAATTGACCGCGGAAACCGTGGACCTGCGCGAGGAAACCGCGGAGGCCGCTCCGGAGGTCGCCGATCACGATCAGGTCGCCAAGCTCGCCGAGGAACTGGCGGAGGCGAAGGCGGCGGTGCTCTATGCGCGCGCCGATGCGCAGAACTCGCTGCGCCGCGCGGAGAAGGAGCTGCAGGACGCGCGCGCCTATGCAGTCACGGCGTTCGCCCGCGACCTGCTGTCGGTCGCCGACAACCTCGCGCGCGGCCTGGCGGCGATTCCCGCCGAGCTGCGCGAGGACGAGAAGCTCAAGGGCCTGGTCACCGGCATCGAGGCGACCGGGCGCGAGCTCGACAACGTCTTCGCCCGCCACGGCATCGCCAAGATCACCGCGATGGGCGAGAAGCTCGACCCCAATCGCCACCAGGCGATGCTCGAGATCCCGAGCGCGGACGCCGAGCCCGGCACGATCGTGCAGGAGATGCAGGCCGGCTATATGCTCAAGGACCGCCTGCTCCGCCCGGCGCTGGTGGGCGTGGCCAAGGCGGCGGATTGA
- a CDS encoding VOC family protein: MPVLGIGGFFWRARDPDGLATWYKEHLGVGAGCAADEAGEPSEWAWQVQGGPVVFQPFGAATDYFAADKQFMLNLRVRDLEGMLEQLNAAGIEIVTKDEWDSPETGKFARIHDPEGNAIELWEPPAS, from the coding sequence ATGCCCGTGCTCGGAATCGGTGGCTTCTTCTGGCGCGCCCGCGATCCGGATGGCCTCGCCACCTGGTACAAGGAGCATCTCGGCGTCGGCGCCGGCTGTGCCGCCGACGAGGCGGGCGAGCCCAGCGAATGGGCTTGGCAGGTGCAGGGCGGCCCGGTGGTGTTCCAGCCGTTCGGCGCGGCGACCGACTATTTCGCGGCGGACAAGCAGTTCATGCTGAACCTGCGCGTGCGCGACCTCGAGGGGATGCTCGAACAGCTCAACGCCGCCGGGATCGAGATCGTCACAAAGGACGAATGGGACTCGCCCGAGACCGGCAAGTTCGCCCGCATCCACGATCCCGAAGGCAATGCGATCGAGCTGTGGGAGCCGCCGGCCTCCTGA